Genomic DNA from Helicoverpa armigera isolate CAAS_96S chromosome 10, ASM3070526v1, whole genome shotgun sequence:
TCGACAGAAAAGAACCTGTTGCTaatagcaacaaaaaatattagcatAATATGCCTATTCGTCGTGAACTCGACATATATCATTTTAAGAGCATCATGATGATTCTTAAGTATTAAAACCTGTttatatttaatcattatttacttgcgtctttattaaataaacgatAATACTTACATGTTATTGATGATTGatgcacccgtgcatcggagagcacgttcatgtcggtcctgcgcctgatctctctccggtggtgtcggattgccgtcccatcgggcgcagagagtgaagaaatagtgagtgcatctgtgtctgcgcaaatgctcgtgcactataacataTACTGCGCacctggctgatctccttataagaaatcggccttggacgaattataataggtacatgttataaaaaaaagtttctacATACTAACTCTTATTTACAGGATGGAAATACAGCGTCGGTTTCATCAACGATGAAATGATCAAGGAGCATTTATTCGCACCAGGAGACGATGTTTTAGTGCTAATGTGTGGACCACCCCCAATGATCAACTTCGCTTGCAACCCCGCCCTTGAGAAACTCGGCTATCCTGAATCACAACGTTTCGCATACTAAATAGAAAAAATGTGAATAGAATAGTTTTGGTGTGGAATGTTAACGCCATGTTAGTATATTGTgatttctattttataaattagtagTTTCTGCTTtgtagtatgtatgtaattgGATTTTAAAGTAGATCAGAAAAGTAGACTGAATTTTAGTGCCTTATGTTTTCTCAAGGCTTGCATTTTTATTGAGGTTAACTGCCGATCtttttccatatatttttattgtatttgttgaACAAGAATATTACCTAATTCACCAGATGAGACCTCATAATGTGATCAAAAATACTTTCGTGATATACATGCCTACTGGATATTCTTACCCTAACATGTTAAATCCATCAGAGATATTCTgcaaatatatgatttattaatatatttataaatagtacctatattttttacaacttgTTATACATTGTATGTGAGAATTATGTATCTAGTGCTTGGTTGttgatgtaattatttataagtacattTTAACGACTGTAGTAAGTCATTAAATATTGTTACTTTATAACTAGCGTTTATTTTTGCCTTTACACTTGCATAGTGAATTGGATCAAGATCGCGAGATTTGTAGTAATTAAGCCTATTATAGTTAGCGGCAGTGTTTTGTTCAGTATGAAAATACCAAAGACTGAGAAAGAGGGTTGATAGAAGTCTATCGTCTTCAGTATTTCATTGGCTCCCTTCCAAATAGGACCTGAAAAGTAATAATATActttaaatatagaaaaataatactagAGGTGACTACTCGAATACCATagacttacaaaaaaaacctttaaatgtGGCCAGTAACaggcaaaataaaaaataccttcaaAGCGGCGAGACATCGCGTGAATACAGTAAAGCTTCGTTTGTCTTACTTGTTTGATGAAATAATCACTAACTAACGCCACCATCGTCAATAGTGCCAAGTAGAATACGCACAATAGACCAACCGTTATTATCATAATCAACGATAGgggctgaaaaagaaaaaaaaccgcttttaactaaattaacactagtttctgccagtggtttcacacCCTTCCCGAGAGAACTGATGAAAAGTAGACATAAAAACTTACCTTGGTACAAAATCCAACTACCACGGTGAGCATTACCAATAGTGTCCAAATGAATACAGTAGTTGCAATGTTGAGGACCTTAAAAAATTACACTTGATGAGAAACATTTTTGAGTTGCCGAATAAGCGAACCTTCATTGGATTTCGTTTTTGAGGACCTTAAAAGCTTGAGGCTTTTACGGCTCAACGTAGTCTAGAGTTTAAGCCCACCACGATTCGCGAATTTTCGCTCGAGTAGTACACCTACTTACCGGAAAACTAAAAACCTGCGTAATATGTTGATACATCTTCAATATCTCCTTCATGCATATCAGAAAATTTCCCAAATCTATATTTGCATCCTTGACATCTGAATTAATAAGTAAATGTTCATCGACTGCGCACGCTGCACGGGTGTTGTTGTAATAAcccttaattttaaaattatgatgtGCAATTTTGTTCAGGAATTTTAGTCGTATCGCAAGGTAAACAATCAAACTTGCAGCTAGAACTAATTCCATATAGACATTTAGCAGTCCTATTCCCGCAAAGAATGCCAAAATAGGATACTCAACAGTGTACCAAATGTGAACCAGAAATCCACATTCAAACGACGTTATAATGAACACTAGGACGCCTACGTTCCAATAATATTGTTGTTCATTATatcttttaaattgtttcaacCTTAAGATATTGTCGACTTTTTGTAGATTTTGACACAACTTCACTGACGATTCAACATCAAGAAATCTTGCAAAAATCGTATGGGATAGGTATGAAACGTTTTGCACCATAATCCCGATAGCGTAGCAGACGTAGATGGTCGTATCTTCGTGGTAATAAGTCAAGTAGTAATACAACTGTATGTAAGAAAACGATAATGTTACTACGAAGATGCAGCACAATGCATACATTTTCTGGTAGCGAGTCGATGGTGCaatcatattgtttttaatttttaatcttgAAGATCCCAAAAACAGTAACACGTTGTGAATAGGggcaaaacattttaataaatctgCGTTCATCTTAGTAGGTGCTGTTATgaaaatttagatttttgaaataggtactgCTATCAAAGAATTAACACGAACGGCGAGGAGGTATCGCGTCTAAAGATATTATGCCGTAGGTAACACAggaattatttcatttcattttaatagaaattatattttttccaactGCTAATACATATTGgaataaattatgtagaaaGTATTAAATGTATGATGAAATTGCTCCAGCATctaaattacacaaaattaCGAGCTATTGTcgaatacgaataatttaattaacataccTAATGCGGAAATGTAGGGAAGTACTGTTTATGTAAGTACTCGACCATTATTAGAATGATTCTCAAAATATCAGccactttaattaattacaaaggaAATCATTTAATTGACTGTAGGTAACCATTAATATTTTCTCAAGGGAGTCGTTATTGAATAAAAGTTCCCTTTTTAAATTGTAGAGTTACGTACCTCAAAGAGAAAAACGAAACACTCGACAATGAATCAAAACTcggtacattatttaaaatgttcccATGTACAGAACCCTGTTTGGGCGACTCGCACTTTCCCATTTTTTGATTTCCATATACCTATCAAGTCTGTCGTCAGTGAGGtcttcaaattattttcacttCTAAAATTGAATTGTACCAAGCCGACATGGCAAGAAATATTGAAGAGCTCTCCGAAGATTTGTTTACAGATGACTTTATTCGAATATTTCAACCAATATTGTTTGTGTTGCGGGCCCTTGGTCTAGCACGTGTTAGTATCAAATACAGGTATCCTACAGGCACATCGAAGTGGTACCTTTTGTATAGCAACGTTTTCTGGCTTCTAAATGCATTGTCCGCCGTATATTTCTTCTTCCACTGCGGTGAGAGTTTTGACTCTAAATATGCAAATTCTACATTAAAATTCGGTGTTCTAAACAGCGGCATAAACGGCATACTTGTAGTGTTCCGAAATAATCTTGAACGGAACAACAAATTCGGTGCAATGTATGTAAAGTTACAGAAGATCGAAAGGTATCTAAATATGGAAGATACGAAAAGTATAAACAAGCAACTAAGGAGTCAATCTACTATCGTAATGGTGGTAGCTTTTTTTGTAACCATATTTTGGATTgtattgttcaaatatttatttatgaagagtATGTGCATACCGTTAATTGTGAATGTTGTGACTAGTATAGGGTTGCAAACTGAGATGGCACAGATATATTTCATTATCAAATTCATTGTAACGAGAGTATATTACATAAACGACATATTAAGGCAAGTGACGCTACTCTCAATAGAGCCGTTGACTAAACCAATGGATGATGGAATCTTGTTCGTTGTGTCGAACACACTAGACCAAGACGGTGAACTTCCAGGCGAATTGGTTTCCGGCATGCATTGCATTTTTCAAGCATTGTCAGATTTTACAGGACTTTTTCAATTTTCGGTGAGTATAAGGCAGGATAAgaattgtgatttttttgtcttaCCTGTTCTTAGGCCCACAAAAGAACTTGAATagttctaattaaaaaatattatttttatcaacagCTATTCTATTTCGTCTGCCAAATCTTAGCGTGGAACTTGGTAACCATACATTACCTAGTGACATCGATGAAAGAACAGGTAAGTCGGTCAAATTTAATCAAATTCCTACCAAGTTATGATTGCCATGTCATGAGGCTTATGTTTAGCAGTGTTTGTCTTCTTTACCAATGCCTTATTCTAATGATGATAAggattactaaatattttttgtatgactTACCCAGGGAGCAGCGGACACCGATTTGTTATTGTGCGTGATGCCAGTCTTAGTGGCTTTGCAGTTCATAATTTTGACTTTATGTCTCAAAGCTCAAGACTTATCAACAAAATTGGAGGAGTCAAGGAAACTTTGTATCGACATCATTTCATCACCTCTAATTAATGGTATGtgatttatttacgtttatgtACTTCATTTATGAAAAGCTATTAAGGTGATGGGAActgtttgattattttaattgcctCTGATTAGCCTTTTAGCTAAAATGCCTGTTAGGGAGAATTCTTGGGCTGTAGAAATGACTGAGGCTGTTTCCGAAATATAGGTACTGGTTTATTCCAACGGatgatttgtaacaaattatataattaaacggCGCGCGACGCGTACAATTTTCACAGCTGATCGGTAAGGTGTGTGAGCGGCCCGCGATCCTCGTACGTGGctgccccccgcgccgcgctgTCCCCCCTCCGATGCCATCGCCGGTGGCGCCTCCATCGACGTCGTTCCTATGTTCTAGAAGTTTCCGAACATCCTGCCCGGGTTGAAACATCGTCTTCAATAGGTAAAGGACATATGTTGTTGAAGGCCCTTGTGATGTTGCCCTTCTTGGTTTTGATTTCCGCCACCCTCGTGATGCCGTCAGCACCAGGAAACACCTTGACGATACGGCCTAATAGCCAATGTAGTGGTGGTTGCGTTTTCTCTCTGATCAGAACTAACTGATTCAGCTTAATTTCGCCTGTGGACGCATGCCATCTGGTTCTCTGCTGCAACATGACAACATATTCATGACTGAATCGGTTCCAAAAGTGTTGCCGTAGATGCTCAATTCTTTTGTAGCGGTCCAATCGAGTGATGTTGACGGAGTGTACCTGCGGCTGAGAAACGGATATTAGCGGTCGTCCAATTAAAAAGTGCGAAGGAGTGAGAGCGGTAAGGTCGTCAGGAGACGAAGAAAGAGCAACAAGGGGACGGGAATTTAATATAGCCTCAATTTGGACTAGGTATGTGTTCATCTCCTCATATGTTAGATGAGAAGAATGAACAATGGTTTTTAAGTGTCTTTTTGTAGACTTAACGGCGGCCTCTGTTATACCATTAAAATGTGGACTATAAGG
This window encodes:
- the LOC135117356 gene encoding uncharacterized protein LOC135117356 is translated as MARNIEELSEDLFTDDFIRIFQPILFVLRALGLARVSIKYRYPTGTSKWYLLYSNVFWLLNALSAVYFFFHCGESFDSKYANSTLKFGVLNSGINGILVVFRNNLERNNKFGAMYVKLQKIERYLNMEDTKSINKQLRSQSTIVMVVAFFVTIFWIVLFKYLFMKSMCIPLIVNVVTSIGLQTEMAQIYFIIKFIVTRVYYINDILRQVTLLSIEPLTKPMDDGILFVVSNTLDQDGELPGELVSGMHCIFQALSDFTGLFQFSLFYFVCQILAWNLVTIHYLVTSMKEQGAADTDLLLCVMPVLVALQFIILTLCLKAQDLSTKLEESRKLCIDIISSPLINGKSREHAKRLILLVEGRRSVSIYNICTFGTRLPLHLLAITASYTVVLLQLALL